AATTGAGAATGTGTATGATCGTGTACATAATGCATTCAACCCGGGGATAGTCTTtcgtcaaggcgcacgcggcacccccagatgtcaAGCACGGACCCTAgatatcacgcacgaaaaaagaccagcgcgaGCGGCGGAGCCGCGATATCGCCGCTCGTGCTGGTctttttttcgtgcgtgatatcTCTGGGGGTGCCGCCGCCGCGTGCGCCTTTACTAAAGGCTAACCCGGGGAGGGTCCCGATCCGgaaaaggtccacagttggaaaacgtacacaaaaccaatgggagctatATATTGCCAAAAAGttagagtataaacaaaagagggacaaaagGAGGTGGTCGCCGATTTATGGTGTTTTATACTCGCGTTTGTGTAGAATCCCACACAAACAATCGACTGCTTGCTTGTGAAAATTTGCTATTTCACGATCTTAAACAAATAAGATTCATACAAAATGAGTCTGTATATACCAGAAAATTAAACACTTTTATTATTCAGCCAACACACTGTTGCAATCAGATTTACAAATGTATGATTGCATTTTTTACtaatttggtttttgtttgcattttatcCGTCGACCAAACTTGGTACAGATTTATTTCCTTATAATGTTAATAATATTCATATCAAGGTGGCGCCCTTCATAGACGTCATTTCCCTCGACATCCgcacagtatttttttctttgtggttTGTTTCTGTCCAAACATCCGTTTGAACTTCTTCATTTCCCTTTATTCAAACCACAGCAGAGTGTTTTAACCTTGTATATAATACAGTTCTCTGTAAAgagatttctttttttgtaaaaattccaAGTAAAGCTCGTAATTTAGAATGATTTTCAACCTAAGGTGCCGCCCATTATTCGTTTTGACTAGGTCATTGTACATGTTGCTATGCCCATGTATATTTAATGTATTACGTCACACTCGCACACACGCAACCGGCCTGTTACAAACACTGTGAGAACATTCCTTTGCTCTGTCGATAAATTCTTTAACATGTGAAAACACAGTGTGGActcatgtccacacagtgtttcaaaACCTTACATTGTGTGGATCTCTTTTATTCTGAAGGTCCACATTTCCTAACACCCATTGTTTTCATCCTATTGTCTTTTCATTTGTCCCTTTAATGTAGGCTATGGCACTTAACAGCCtcacagaaacaaaaatcaaatggcttttaatatttgagaaaTGCCGACaatctgataaaaaaaatgtattttttgttgatgtgtttgtgtgtttgcttGCTTTCTTGTAGAATGATACGCATTTTTTTCTGGATAATTGTTCAATGTAACAGTAAGCCTAATATAACTATGGCACTTGGGGTGCAATCAATTCACCGCGAGTCATCGAGTGGTGGCGCAATTTAGAGTTCTATTGCAGAATGGGAACTTCCAGTTTGACTCATACAGGGGAAACCCCTTTTCTACGATCTGACGTATTGATGTGTCATTGCTATTTTATTATTGCGCCCTTGCAAATCGTGTTGGTATAGTGCGTTGTAGCGTTTCTAGTTCCTTCATCCATGAGGTGACGTGACTCCACAATAAACCACGCCCCTTCACACAGTTTGGCACCATATCAGGAACCCCCGTAAGGCGATGCAATGAGTTATTCATAATAGAAATGCAGTTTCTTTTTGTAAGATTACGCTTGATACCATTAGGTTTTGGACTGCAAAATCTCGAcgtttcatttgaaaatgtagTTTTAATAAGAGAAAAAATTGGTTGTTAAATTAAGACACACATTTGAGTAGGCCAACATAACTTGGGAATACGTTTTTTGCTTAACAACCATGCCTTGCAATTTTGGGTCGATACAAAAAACTGTGACTTAGGGGGTTCTGTACCATGTCGTTCGGAGGTTTATAAAAAAAGGAACATATATCGCTGACGATGTGACCCCCTAGTTATTACCCCAAAAAGCCAAACTCGTACAGTTTTATCTGCGAATCGTAAATTTACAGACAGACTCGATAATCCATGTACAGTATTCCATATTATACCACGTATTGCCTTTTACTCAGAACAGCATGTCATGTGCCTATTTTCGATTCTTTAGAAATGTTGTTTATGCAAAGTACTGCTTCAGTCGGTTCAATGAATATGAAAACCGGAGGCCAAGTTGGACTGATATTGCATACTGTCAAAAGAACAGGATCACAGTGTGTAAACTATTTTGGTTTCGTACAGCGGTTGGTGCACGATAGTATGTCATTACAGCGAATAGTGTTAGGTGTATCAAGCCTTGTAAATTAACACTATCATTTGACACTCTGTCGTTTGGAAGATGGACCCAATGGTGTTTGTCCTGTTGCTTTTTGTGACAACTGTATCAAGGACAACAACCCTGACAATCGAGGCGACGAATGACATTGTGACAGTTCGAGAAGGTGAACCGTTTAGTTTATCATGTAGCATAACATTAGGTTTTCCAGGTGTAAGGGAAGTTCGATGGTACCGAGGCTCGGACCAGATGCTATATGGTTCCATTAGTGTAACACACTGTGGAATTAAACCTCTATGTCAAGAGGTAAACACCACAGACAATCGTGGAGTTGTACAATTTACTAGAGGTTTTCACAATGCTGCAACGTTGACTCTGGTGATCGATCATAGTACAGCACACGACAACACAAGTTTTTACTGTGGTTTACTCACTTCAAGCAATACCTTCCCAAGGTCTGACAACATACACGTGATTGTTCAGCATCTCCCAGATCCATCTTATCCCATGTGTTTAAGATCCAACTCGTCTACCAATGCAGACATTCTCTCCTTCTCTTGCTGGGCTGAAATAACCCAGCCCGTGGTTTCTCTGGAATGGACAGTGGAAGGAAGTAGTTCCGAAAGAATATCACTTTCACATCAAACCGAAATCTACGAAAACAGAGTTGAAAACACTCTGTTCCTCAACGAGACAGGGATTCCTTCTGGCAGCTTAGTCTTCACTTGTCATATGACGAGTTCTGCGTTTCCTCAGATTCAGATAAACTGTTCGATTGAACCAATCCTCATCCCCGTTGGTCAAACTACTGCCAGTATTCTGCCGTCTCCAGAGCAAACTACTGCAGGTTTTCTGCCGGACCCTTCTCTGCCGgacccaacaacaacaacaacaacaacaacaacccctCAAAATGATCTCGGATCTACGGACCGTGCAACAACGCCGTTTTCCCAAGATGGCATGCCCACAACACGAACTACCAAAATCATCACCCAAAGTGACCCCCAACTGAACACTATAGTCATCGCAGCTACTGCGTCTGCTTGCCTGGTCGTTATCATCATACTCTTGATCATCATAGCCTGCCTGGTCTCCTCAAGACGGACCCGACGCAAAGGGGAAGCTAAGACAAACCCCAATGATCTGAGCATCCGTTTATCAGTTGCCATTACCTCACCTGGATCcaataccaacctctcccacGAGGCGCACGTCTACGCTAATGAAACCGTCCCGGCTCTCAGTTCCACCAATCGACCGGGCCGTTTGGAAATCCCACCGTGGGACCATACTGCGTCTCATCCCCCGTCCCCGCTGTACGCGGCTGTTTCATCGGTTAAGAAGGTTCCACAAGTTGGAGATGGTTCATACGCGGTAGTGCCCAAGCGAGATAAACGGCGTGGAAATTCACCACTTGAAGATCAACCGAACATGGGGCAGGGAAGTCAGGATCCGCCGGAGTATCACACGCTTGAACCAGGCGTCCGGCAGCTGACCCAAGGTAAACCATCACTGTGTGTTATTGTCAAAGAGTGAGAgcgaaaaaaaacccacccataTTTAAAAATGCTAATGCATAACGTAATaatatagctgcttaagcacaaaatttgcctaagcacagcaaaattatgcttaccagaataaggttaccagccaaactaccatgtcacatgcataCATTTTGACTAGTATCCTGcgcatttctgcttagcatacaattattaagcaagattttctgcttaataagcagctctattaaacaGGGCCCAGATCCTTTCTTGTACAGAGTCCCtgttaagagtcagttcaggtaaataattgacatagttgctcacggtcaaaaaatgaattttttttatactttgtgggtggaagggccttggggtgcaagtaaacaaaattgcattttcaattctatatatagcccgttgccatggttacggctcattttgttttttggccattttaggccgattttggggtctggaaaactggtttttagttcatatttacaactccaccccaccaaaatgcaaaattatttcaaaaaaccttttatattactacaaagtatcatccttggccttccttgagaaaaaaagtattgctttaaatatcacccttgtgctatttttgcatcatgcattacagtatgtttttggaacttgcaaaatcgacatttttaccctatttttggaccccaaaatgtcaacttgccaggggtctcagaaaattttcctttcggctgtgattagggccaacattggtctttccatatctggtgcaattgtatcctgttttgacagtactgcctcaaaactagacttttttccaaaaaacgtga
Above is a window of Asterias rubens chromosome 11, eAstRub1.3, whole genome shotgun sequence DNA encoding:
- the LOC117296274 gene encoding uncharacterized protein LOC117296274, which gives rise to MDPMVFVLLLFVTTVSRTTTLTIEATNDIVTVREGEPFSLSCSITLGFPGVREVRWYRGSDQMLYGSISVTHCGIKPLCQEVNTTDNRGVVQFTRGFHNAATLTLVIDHSTAHDNTSFYCGLLTSSNTFPRSDNIHVIVQHLPDPSYPMCLRSNSSTNADILSFSCWAEITQPVVSLEWTVEGSSSERISLSHQTEIYENRVENTLFLNETGIPSGSLVFTCHMTSSAFPQIQINCSIEPILIPVGQTTASILPSPEQTTAGFLPDPSLPDPTTTTTTTTTPQNDLGSTDRATTPFSQDGMPTTRTTKIITQSDPQLNTIVIAATASACLVVIIILLIIIACLVSSRRTRRKGEAKTNPNDLSIRLSVAITSPGSNTNLSHEAHVYANETVPALSSTNRPGRLEIPPWDHTASHPPSPLYAAVSSVKKVPQVGDGSYAVVPKRDKRRGNSPLEDQPNMGQGSQDPPEYHTLEPGVRQLTQAGREPESTEGQFEYAIPGQGSRSWRSSQLDEDDGKLIDNVLYTTQNEYM